The following are encoded together in the Gordonia insulae genome:
- a CDS encoding MCE family protein — protein sequence MNLPFGGMFRNDRTASGDADVAREDKRGGRSRAQIGIIGVVITALVVVVALQMDKLPYLSPISTYTAYFDDAGGLVSGDIVTVSGVNVGTVQAVSLANTDRGTKAAVTFRMNDTVLIGIDSQAAIKTETVLGRRNLTIVPHGPSRIKPGGEIPNENTIAPYSLTDALEGATDTLADTNTEQLNDALNVLSDTFSETPSQVRGAVDGVARLSKAVADRDETLRALLGKANQVTKIVGDRSQQINRLLLDANSLVGELQLRQQALGQLISGTRDVSAQISGFIADNNAQLTPVLNKLDGVLKILTDNEASLKGAIDQLGPYANVLGEAVASGPYFSSLVGIPTFGDYTAVFMKVLQRKYPEVWRAFSYTNPVDPKGFTLQPGYDPNAPRPKAPKPSYPKAPASTPRQGG from the coding sequence GTGAATCTCCCATTCGGCGGCATGTTCCGCAACGACCGCACCGCGTCCGGCGACGCCGACGTGGCCCGAGAGGACAAGCGCGGCGGTCGAAGTCGTGCACAGATCGGCATCATCGGCGTCGTCATCACGGCGCTCGTGGTGGTCGTCGCGCTGCAGATGGACAAACTTCCCTACCTGTCCCCGATCAGTACCTACACCGCGTACTTCGACGACGCGGGCGGTCTGGTCTCCGGTGACATCGTCACCGTCTCGGGTGTGAATGTCGGTACCGTGCAAGCCGTCTCGCTCGCCAACACCGACCGGGGCACCAAGGCTGCGGTCACCTTCAGGATGAACGACACCGTGTTGATCGGCATCGACTCGCAGGCGGCCATCAAGACCGAGACCGTGCTCGGTCGCCGGAATCTGACGATCGTGCCGCACGGTCCGAGCCGGATCAAACCCGGTGGTGAGATCCCCAACGAGAACACCATCGCGCCGTACTCGCTGACCGATGCCCTCGAGGGCGCCACCGACACCCTGGCCGACACGAACACCGAGCAGCTCAACGATGCGCTCAACGTCTTGTCGGACACGTTCTCGGAGACTCCGTCCCAGGTGCGCGGTGCCGTCGACGGTGTGGCCCGCCTGTCCAAGGCGGTTGCCGACCGCGACGAGACCCTGCGCGCACTGCTCGGCAAGGCCAACCAGGTGACCAAGATCGTCGGCGACCGCAGCCAGCAGATCAACCGGCTTCTGCTGGATGCCAATTCGCTCGTCGGTGAACTGCAGTTGAGGCAACAGGCACTCGGACAGCTGATCTCGGGCACCCGCGACGTGAGCGCGCAGATCAGTGGCTTCATCGCGGACAACAACGCCCAGCTGACGCCGGTGCTCAACAAGCTCGACGGGGTGCTGAAGATCCTCACCGACAACGAGGCCAGCCTGAAGGGGGCGATCGACCAGCTCGGACCGTACGCGAACGTGCTGGGTGAGGCCGTCGCGTCGGGCCCGTACTTCTCGTCGCTGGTCGGCATCCCGACCTTCGGTGATTACACGGCAGTGTTCATGAAGGTGTTGCAGCGCAAGTACCCGGAGGTCTGGCGCGCGTTCAGTTACACCAACCCGGTGGACCCGAAGGGCTTCACCCTTCAGCCCGGCTACGACCCGAACGCGCCACGGCCGAAGGCCCCGAAGCCGAGTTATCCGAAGGCACCGGCATCGACACCACGGCAGGGGGGCTGA
- a CDS encoding MCE family protein translates to MGVGKRVWQIIAAVVLVILVVVAGYLGVTRATTNTVTAFFPSVSGLYNGDPVRVLGVNVGKVTSISPRDGDVKVTMRIDKDTSIPADAKAVVIAQSLVSGRFIQLTPVYSGGPQMADGADIPMERTAVPVEWDDIKKQLSQLTEAVGPKGAEPGSAARLIDVADQNLDGNGAAINASIKELSDVMGTLSAGRGDLFATVRSLQKLTDALSTSHEQLVQFNGRIASVSNVLAGNTDALNGALHNLDSAMSDVQNFIDTNGQALSGSVKNLADATKIVADKDEQVRGLLHSGPNQLANFYNIYNPLTGSLSGIFGLGMAGNLITMLCGTMEANDRPGQSQAEVEKCVDVLAPVLSSISVNYPPFLTNPVSGINARPNQIQYQNADVKARAQQGIRENDALTRKDNGGGALGNLLVPFGGEG, encoded by the coding sequence ATGGGCGTCGGAAAACGCGTCTGGCAGATCATCGCCGCCGTGGTGCTGGTGATCCTGGTGGTCGTCGCCGGCTATCTGGGCGTCACGCGGGCCACCACCAACACCGTCACGGCCTTCTTCCCGTCGGTCAGCGGCCTGTACAACGGCGACCCGGTGCGGGTGCTCGGTGTCAATGTCGGCAAGGTGACGTCGATCTCGCCGCGCGACGGCGACGTCAAGGTCACCATGCGGATCGACAAGGACACCTCGATCCCGGCGGACGCCAAGGCCGTGGTGATCGCCCAGAGTCTCGTGTCCGGACGGTTCATCCAACTGACGCCCGTCTACTCGGGCGGCCCGCAGATGGCCGACGGCGCCGACATCCCGATGGAGCGCACCGCGGTGCCGGTCGAGTGGGACGACATCAAGAAGCAGCTGTCCCAGCTGACCGAGGCGGTCGGACCCAAGGGCGCCGAACCCGGTTCGGCGGCACGGCTCATCGACGTTGCCGACCAGAATCTGGACGGCAACGGTGCCGCGATCAACGCGTCGATCAAGGAACTCTCCGACGTCATGGGCACCCTGTCGGCCGGGCGCGGCGACCTGTTCGCCACCGTGCGCAGCCTGCAGAAGCTCACCGACGCACTGTCCACCAGCCATGAGCAGCTGGTCCAGTTCAACGGCCGAATCGCGTCGGTGAGCAATGTGCTGGCCGGCAACACCGATGCGCTCAACGGTGCCCTGCACAACCTCGACAGCGCGATGTCGGACGTGCAGAACTTCATCGACACGAACGGGCAGGCGCTGTCCGGCTCGGTCAAGAACCTCGCCGACGCCACGAAGATCGTCGCCGACAAGGACGAGCAGGTTCGCGGACTGCTGCACTCCGGACCCAACCAGCTCGCCAACTTCTACAACATCTACAACCCGCTCACCGGATCGCTGTCGGGCATCTTCGGGCTGGGTATGGCGGGCAACCTGATCACGATGCTGTGCGGGACGATGGAGGCCAACGACCGTCCCGGACAGAGTCAGGCCGAGGTGGAGAAGTGCGTGGACGTGCTCGCGCCCGTGCTGTCGTCCATCTCGGTGAACTACCCGCCGTTCCTCACCAACCCGGTCAGCGGGATCAACGCGCGGCCCAACCAGATCCAGTACCAGAACGCCGACGTCAAGGCTCGGGCCCAGCAGGGGATCCGCGAGAACGACGCGTTGACCCGCAAGGACAACGGCGGCGGCGCATTGGGCAACCTGCTCGTCCCGTTCGGGGGTGAGGGATGA
- a CDS encoding MlaD family protein, giving the protein MRRAGLAGVILASVMVAVSACGFQGLNSMAIPGAQGTSDGSYEIAAMIPTAAGLVTNAPVMINDATVGSVGKIEVQDWNAHVGIRLDKGVTVPRGSHVMVGMTSVLGSSHLQIIQPEKPTGGVMAPGDEIPLTKCPEQSNITTDPSVPAVPDINSAQQVAACTYPTTEQVLSSLSVVLNGGGLAQFGDIVHEMNSVFTGRQDVISRLIPRLNTLIGDLNRQKANIIRAMDGLDRLSASINAQTPTVEKALADGPAILGLLVEQRQQFTDTLAALGKLSKTSNDILDANDQDIKTIVSNLSPVLDQLAATGPALTQSLGIFLTFPFYEEAIPHIVKGDYVNADLVLDLSFERLSRGLASSVGLVGPEGVLGQPAGAAKRGLNPFTSPLSPDGMQPRTSKKQPKTRAPASTTAPAPAQGGGN; this is encoded by the coding sequence ATGCGCCGCGCAGGACTGGCCGGTGTCATTCTCGCCTCGGTGATGGTCGCGGTGTCGGCGTGCGGATTCCAGGGCCTCAACAGCATGGCGATCCCCGGGGCGCAGGGCACCAGCGATGGGTCGTACGAGATCGCCGCGATGATCCCGACGGCCGCGGGGCTGGTCACCAACGCTCCGGTGATGATCAACGACGCCACCGTCGGCAGCGTCGGCAAGATCGAGGTGCAGGATTGGAACGCGCACGTCGGCATCCGGCTGGACAAGGGCGTGACGGTCCCGCGCGGCTCGCACGTCATGGTCGGTATGACCAGTGTGCTCGGTTCGTCGCATCTGCAGATCATCCAGCCGGAGAAGCCGACCGGCGGGGTGATGGCGCCCGGCGACGAGATCCCGCTGACCAAGTGTCCGGAGCAGAGCAACATCACCACCGACCCGTCGGTGCCTGCGGTCCCGGACATCAATTCGGCGCAACAGGTCGCGGCGTGTACCTACCCGACCACCGAACAGGTGCTGAGTTCGCTCTCGGTGGTGCTCAACGGCGGCGGCCTCGCGCAGTTCGGTGACATCGTGCACGAGATGAACTCGGTGTTCACCGGTCGCCAGGACGTGATCAGCCGGCTGATCCCACGGCTGAACACGTTGATCGGTGACCTGAATCGGCAGAAGGCCAACATCATCCGCGCGATGGATGGGCTCGACCGCCTCAGTGCCTCGATCAACGCGCAGACCCCGACGGTGGAGAAGGCTCTCGCCGACGGGCCCGCGATCCTCGGACTTCTCGTCGAACAACGACAGCAGTTCACCGACACCCTTGCGGCGCTTGGCAAGTTGTCGAAGACGAGCAACGACATCCTCGACGCCAACGACCAGGACATCAAGACCATCGTGTCGAACCTGTCGCCGGTGCTGGACCAGCTGGCGGCCACGGGTCCGGCACTGACGCAGTCGCTCGGCATCTTCCTCACGTTCCCGTTCTACGAGGAGGCGATCCCGCACATCGTCAAGGGCGACTACGTGAACGCCGACCTCGTGCTCGATCTCAGCTTCGAACGGCTGTCGCGCGGACTGGCATCATCGGTCGGACTCGTCGGGCCGGAAGGTGTCCTGGGGCAGCCGGCCGGGGCGGCCAAGCGCGGGCTGAATCCGTTCACCTCGCCGCTGAGCCCCGACGGTATGCAGCCGCGTACCTCGAAGAAACAACCGAAGACACGTGCGCCCGCATCGACGACCGCACCGGCACCGGCCCAGGGAGGGGGTAACTGA
- a CDS encoding MCE family protein: protein MKITRFVRIQLLIFSIVTIISLIVMAVFYIRIPSMFGVGEYRVELKLPSTGGLYQNANVSFRGVNVGKVTAVRLTENGVVADLSIGNGTEIPVSSQAAVRSVSAIGEQYVEFTPVPNGPTGHLTNGSVITSGDVPVEISTMLDQANALLDKVGDTKLRAVMDEAFVAFNGTGEQLQRLLDSMTLLVDDATKNTDQLLALVDQAGPLLATQSSTSDAIRSWTADVTKFTDQLRANNPEVTDILAKGPSTAAQTQELFSSMDQTLPMLIANLGVASKTLAVYHPNLQQIVVIYPRLIAALITALNTENGNYGANVDFALGFQDPGTCTMGFLPSSQWRSPAIQTPRDLPPGMLCRVPQDSNLAVRGARNFPCAEFPGRRAPTPEECRTGYTPKGENVPFPNGVPFGLKLPGQPARGETTQATPSSYRPGAAVYATPYDPKTGDYIGPDGKTYNAGLGQDSRGQGSTWQSLITQTVQK, encoded by the coding sequence ATGAAGATCACGCGTTTCGTCCGCATCCAGTTGCTCATCTTCTCGATCGTCACCATCATCTCGCTCATCGTGATGGCCGTCTTCTACATCCGCATCCCGTCGATGTTCGGGGTGGGCGAGTACCGGGTGGAGTTGAAGCTGCCGAGCACCGGCGGGCTCTACCAGAACGCGAACGTCAGTTTCCGGGGCGTCAACGTCGGCAAGGTCACCGCCGTGCGGCTGACCGAGAACGGTGTCGTCGCCGACCTCTCGATCGGCAACGGCACCGAGATCCCGGTGTCGTCGCAGGCGGCGGTGCGCAGCGTGTCCGCGATCGGCGAGCAGTACGTCGAGTTCACCCCGGTGCCGAACGGGCCGACCGGTCACCTGACGAACGGCTCGGTGATCACCAGTGGCGATGTCCCGGTGGAGATCTCGACGATGCTCGACCAGGCCAACGCGCTGCTCGACAAGGTCGGCGACACCAAGCTGCGCGCGGTGATGGATGAGGCGTTCGTGGCGTTCAACGGCACTGGTGAGCAACTCCAGCGGCTCCTGGACTCGATGACCCTGCTCGTCGACGACGCCACCAAGAACACCGACCAGCTGCTCGCTTTGGTGGACCAGGCGGGCCCGTTGCTCGCGACGCAGTCGTCCACCTCGGACGCGATCCGCTCGTGGACTGCAGACGTCACCAAGTTCACCGATCAGCTGCGAGCCAACAACCCTGAGGTCACCGACATCCTGGCGAAGGGTCCGTCGACGGCTGCGCAGACACAAGAGCTGTTCTCGTCGATGGACCAGACACTGCCGATGTTGATCGCGAATCTCGGTGTGGCGTCGAAGACATTGGCGGTCTACCACCCGAATCTGCAGCAGATCGTGGTGATCTACCCGCGCCTCATCGCGGCGCTGATCACCGCACTGAACACCGAGAACGGGAACTACGGCGCCAACGTCGATTTCGCGCTGGGTTTCCAGGATCCCGGCACGTGCACGATGGGGTTCCTGCCGTCCAGCCAGTGGCGGTCGCCGGCCATCCAGACGCCGCGCGATCTCCCGCCGGGCATGCTGTGTCGCGTACCGCAGGATTCGAATCTGGCGGTGCGCGGTGCCCGCAACTTCCCGTGCGCCGAGTTCCCGGGGCGTCGTGCACCCACGCCGGAGGAATGCCGGACGGGCTACACGCCCAAGGGGGAGAACGTCCCGTTCCCCAACGGTGTCCCGTTCGGCCTGAAGTTGCCGGGGCAGCCGGCAAGGGGTGAGACCACGCAGGCGACGCCGTCGAGCTACCGGCCCGGGGCCGCCGTCTACGCCACCCCGTACGATCCGAAAACGGGTGACTACATCGGTCCGGACGGCAAGACCTACAACGCCGGTCTCGGGCAGGATTCACGAGGACAAGGCAGTACATGGCAGAGCTTGATAACCCAGACGGTGCAGAAGTGA
- a CDS encoding aldehyde dehydrogenase — protein sequence MTETVESRPAADLVGAGDQPQLFIGGRWVDPHSTEKLEVFSPATGERVGSVPLADEVDVDTAVKTARAAFESGVWRNTPPAERAAVLNRAADLINERSADITNLVSAEMGATPTDVATLQQLAGTGVLQGYAAAATDFPWEERRAGLFGETLVTREAVGVVGAIIAWNVPLFLLCNKFGPALAAGCSIVLKPAPETPLNANLLAQTFVDAGVPEGVISIVPGGVAAGQALVDHPDVDKITFTGSTAAGRAIAARCGETLKRCSLELGGKSAAIVLDDVDLEANIHMLVFSAGLINAGQACVAQTRVLVPQSRHDEIVAAMVETAKSFVPGLPTAPGTTLGPLITDKQRQKVEGYVAKGKEEGATAVLDGTRPEGLDDGFYVTPTIFTGVTNDMTIAREEIFGPVISVIAYDTVDDAIAIANDSDYGLAGSIWTADVERGVEVAKQIRTGTLGINWYAIDPASPFGGYKNSGIGRENGREGLESYLEHKSILMPMGYTSES from the coding sequence ATGACCGAGACCGTCGAGTCCCGTCCGGCAGCCGACCTCGTCGGCGCCGGTGACCAACCGCAGCTGTTCATCGGCGGGCGGTGGGTCGACCCGCATTCGACCGAGAAACTCGAGGTGTTCTCACCGGCAACCGGCGAACGGGTGGGTTCGGTCCCCCTCGCCGACGAGGTGGATGTCGACACCGCGGTGAAGACCGCCCGCGCCGCGTTCGAATCGGGCGTCTGGCGCAACACCCCGCCTGCCGAGCGTGCCGCGGTCCTCAACCGCGCCGCCGACCTGATCAACGAGCGATCCGCCGACATCACCAATCTGGTGTCCGCCGAGATGGGCGCCACCCCGACCGACGTCGCCACCCTGCAGCAACTCGCCGGCACCGGCGTCCTCCAGGGCTACGCCGCCGCGGCCACCGACTTCCCCTGGGAGGAGCGTCGCGCGGGGCTGTTCGGCGAGACGTTGGTGACCCGCGAGGCGGTGGGTGTCGTCGGCGCGATCATCGCCTGGAACGTCCCGTTGTTCTTGCTGTGCAACAAGTTCGGGCCCGCACTGGCCGCCGGTTGCTCGATCGTGCTCAAGCCGGCTCCCGAGACACCGCTCAACGCGAACCTGCTCGCGCAGACCTTCGTCGACGCCGGCGTGCCGGAAGGCGTCATCTCGATCGTGCCGGGTGGGGTCGCCGCCGGGCAGGCGCTCGTCGACCATCCCGACGTCGACAAGATCACCTTCACCGGTTCGACCGCCGCCGGTCGCGCGATCGCCGCGCGCTGCGGCGAAACCCTCAAGCGTTGCTCCCTCGAACTCGGTGGCAAGTCCGCGGCGATCGTCCTCGACGACGTCGATCTCGAGGCGAACATCCACATGCTGGTCTTCTCGGCCGGGCTCATCAACGCCGGTCAGGCGTGTGTCGCGCAGACGCGCGTGTTGGTCCCGCAGTCGCGGCACGACGAGATCGTCGCCGCCATGGTCGAGACGGCGAAGTCCTTCGTCCCCGGGCTGCCCACGGCACCCGGCACCACGCTGGGCCCCCTGATCACCGACAAGCAGCGCCAGAAGGTCGAGGGCTACGTCGCGAAGGGCAAGGAGGAGGGCGCCACCGCGGTGCTCGACGGCACCCGCCCCGAGGGCCTCGACGACGGCTTCTACGTCACCCCGACCATCTTCACCGGGGTCACCAACGACATGACCATCGCCCGCGAGGAGATCTTCGGTCCGGTCATCAGCGTCATCGCCTATGACACCGTCGACGACGCCATCGCCATCGCCAACGACTCCGATTACGGTCTGGCCGGGTCCATCTGGACCGCCGACGTCGAACGTGGCGTCGAGGTCGCGAAGCAGATCCGCACCGGCACCCTCGGGATCAACTGGTACGCCATCGATCCCGCGTCACCGTTCGGCGGCTACAAGAACTCCGGCATCGGTCGCGAGAACGGCCGCGAGGGCCTCGAGTCGTACCTCGAGCACAAGTCGATCCTCATGCCGATGGGGTACACCTCCGAATCCTGA
- a CDS encoding LON peptidase substrate-binding domain-containing protein: MFPLGTALLPGEPLPLRIFEPRYRQMLTDCLGTSRAGRFGVVLIARGSEVGGGEVRHDVGTFARIENLLQQPDGRATLTCTGTDRFRVTEWLPDDPYPQAVVEVLPEPAMRAEDSPRLVELGSALRAFVDEVALTRPEAVPVDLPDFDVADLVVHGVFEWATRLPVGPADRQRLLECDTVADQIAVLDDVVEGLTAMIRFGR; this comes from the coding sequence ATGTTCCCGCTGGGCACCGCCCTGTTGCCGGGTGAGCCGCTGCCGTTGCGCATCTTCGAGCCGCGCTACCGGCAGATGCTCACCGACTGCCTCGGGACGTCGCGAGCGGGCCGATTTGGCGTCGTCTTGATCGCGCGTGGGAGTGAGGTCGGGGGCGGGGAGGTCCGGCACGACGTCGGCACGTTCGCGCGCATCGAGAACCTGCTCCAACAGCCGGACGGGCGCGCGACGCTGACCTGTACCGGCACCGATCGGTTCCGGGTCACCGAGTGGCTGCCCGATGACCCGTACCCACAGGCCGTCGTCGAGGTGCTGCCCGAACCGGCGATGCGCGCCGAGGACTCCCCTCGGCTCGTCGAGTTGGGGTCGGCGTTGCGGGCGTTCGTCGACGAGGTCGCGCTCACCCGTCCGGAGGCGGTGCCGGTCGATCTCCCGGATTTCGACGTCGCCGATCTCGTCGTACACGGCGTCTTCGAGTGGGCCACCCGGTTGCCTGTCGGCCCGGCAGATCGCCAGCGACTGCTCGAATGCGACACGGTGGCCGATCAGATCGCCGTGCTCGACGACGTCGTCGAGGGCCTGACCGCGATGATCCGCTTCGGTCGGTGA
- a CDS encoding antibiotic biosynthesis monooxygenase family protein: MAVVKINAISVPEGAGPELEKRFANRAHSVDGSKGFLGFQLLRPVKGDDRYFVVTQWETEEDFQAWVSGPAREAHSGERAKPVASGADLLEFEVVLDARPST; this comes from the coding sequence ATGGCAGTTGTGAAGATCAATGCGATCTCGGTACCCGAGGGTGCCGGACCAGAACTCGAGAAGCGCTTCGCGAATCGCGCCCACTCGGTGGACGGCTCCAAGGGGTTCCTCGGATTCCAGTTGCTCCGTCCCGTCAAGGGCGACGACCGGTACTTCGTGGTGACGCAGTGGGAGACCGAAGAGGACTTCCAGGCGTGGGTGTCCGGCCCGGCGCGGGAAGCCCATTCGGGTGAGCGCGCCAAGCCGGTGGCCAGCGGTGCCGACCTGCTCGAGTTCGAGGTCGTGCTCGACGCCAGGCCCAGCACCTGA
- a CDS encoding DUF427 domain-containing protein, which translates to MSRERLEPGPDHPITVTPTQGRVVVRVGDLVVADTDGALTLREASYPPVQYVPLDAVDRSLLRDSSTTTYCPYKGDCNYYDLVVGDDVLTDAVWTYRTAYDAVADISDHVAFYPGRVAVDVAPA; encoded by the coding sequence ATGTCCCGCGAGAGACTGGAACCCGGGCCGGATCATCCGATCACCGTGACACCGACCCAAGGGCGAGTCGTCGTCCGGGTCGGGGACCTCGTCGTCGCCGACACCGACGGCGCGCTCACCCTGCGTGAGGCGAGTTATCCGCCGGTCCAGTACGTTCCCCTCGACGCCGTGGACCGGTCGCTGTTGCGGGACAGTTCGACCACCACCTACTGCCCGTACAAGGGCGACTGCAATTACTACGACCTGGTCGTCGGTGACGACGTACTCACCGACGCCGTGTGGACGTATCGCACCGCGTACGACGCCGTCGCCGACATCTCCGATCACGTCGCGTTCTATCCCGGCCGCGTGGCGGTCGACGTGGCACCGGCCTGA
- a CDS encoding alpha/beta fold hydrolase, translating to MPAVSSDEPGAGGYGDSVPEIGLRDHGGPTDADGQPIRGVGPIVLLHGLMGRGRTWRRQIPWLRRHGRVFTLDAAFHTGADVSAPEDPSELGTERFVTDLAEVLTWIDQGPAVLIGHSMGGLHAWCAASAYPEMVSALVIEDMAPDFRGQTTRTWTPWFESWPERFDSMTHAQEMFGEVAGRYFYEAFDDGRLHGRLPIWAEIAEEWGARDFWSEWKAVRVPSLVVEAEYSVTPPGQMRTMCSVNGRAQYLRVPAAGHLVHDDAPDVFRGAVEAFLSSLSV from the coding sequence ATGCCCGCCGTATCGAGCGATGAGCCCGGCGCCGGCGGGTACGGCGATTCCGTGCCGGAGATCGGGCTGCGCGACCACGGCGGACCGACCGACGCCGACGGTCAGCCGATCCGCGGGGTCGGCCCGATCGTGCTGCTGCACGGCCTGATGGGTCGCGGGCGCACGTGGCGTCGGCAGATCCCGTGGCTGCGACGACATGGTCGCGTGTTCACCCTCGACGCGGCCTTCCACACCGGTGCCGACGTCTCCGCACCCGAGGACCCGTCGGAGCTCGGCACCGAGCGATTCGTCACCGACCTCGCCGAGGTCCTCACCTGGATCGACCAGGGACCCGCCGTCCTGATCGGCCATTCGATGGGTGGCCTGCACGCCTGGTGCGCCGCGTCGGCCTACCCGGAGATGGTCTCGGCGTTGGTGATCGAGGACATGGCGCCCGACTTCCGCGGGCAGACCACACGCACCTGGACGCCCTGGTTCGAGAGCTGGCCGGAGCGGTTCGACTCGATGACCCACGCCCAGGAGATGTTCGGCGAGGTGGCGGGCCGCTACTTCTACGAGGCATTCGACGACGGCCGTCTCCACGGCAGGCTGCCGATCTGGGCCGAGATCGCCGAGGAATGGGGCGCGCGGGACTTCTGGTCGGAATGGAAAGCCGTGCGGGTGCCGTCGTTGGTCGTCGAAGCCGAGTACTCGGTGACCCCGCCCGGCCAGATGCGCACCATGTGCTCGGTCAACGGCCGTGCGCAGTACCTGCGGGTCCCGGCCGCCGGACACCTCGTACATGACGACGCCCCCGACGTCTTCCGGGGTGCCGTAGAGGCGTTCCTGTCGAGCCTGTCCGTCTGA
- a CDS encoding HhH-GPD family protein produces the protein MPTSVPPGVLLGWFDLHERDLPWRAPGLSGWQILISEIMLQQTPVSRVVAPWSDWVHRWPVPSAMAAASPGEVLRAWGKLGYPRRALRLHECATVLAEHHDDRVPEDVAVMLTLPGIGDYTARAVACFAYGQSVPVVDTNVRRVIARAVHGREQPGNPSRTDLDDASALLPRAADGTLADRAPRFSAALMELGALVCTARNPRCDDCPLTDCRWVGLGRPAHTGPKRKVQKFAGTDRQVRGLLLDVLRGTDHPVARRRLDTVWTTDPAQRDRALDSLLVDGLVELTLDGRYCLAGEAN, from the coding sequence ATGCCGACTAGTGTGCCACCGGGCGTTCTGCTCGGCTGGTTCGACCTCCACGAGCGCGACCTCCCCTGGCGTGCCCCCGGCCTGTCCGGCTGGCAGATCCTGATCAGCGAGATCATGCTGCAGCAGACCCCGGTGTCCCGGGTCGTCGCACCGTGGTCGGACTGGGTGCACCGGTGGCCGGTGCCGTCGGCGATGGCCGCCGCCTCCCCCGGTGAGGTCCTGCGCGCATGGGGGAAGCTGGGGTATCCGCGGCGCGCACTGCGACTGCACGAATGCGCGACCGTACTCGCCGAACACCACGACGACCGCGTCCCCGAGGACGTGGCGGTGATGCTCACCCTGCCCGGCATCGGTGACTACACCGCTCGCGCGGTCGCCTGTTTCGCCTACGGCCAATCGGTTCCGGTGGTGGACACCAACGTCCGGCGGGTGATCGCCCGGGCCGTGCACGGTCGCGAACAGCCGGGCAATCCGTCGCGCACCGACCTCGATGACGCCTCCGCGCTCCTCCCCCGCGCCGCCGACGGCACCCTCGCCGACCGTGCGCCGCGGTTCTCCGCCGCCCTGATGGAACTCGGCGCCCTGGTGTGCACGGCACGCAACCCCCGGTGCGATGACTGCCCACTCACCGACTGCCGATGGGTTGGGCTCGGACGACCCGCCCACACCGGCCCGAAACGCAAGGTGCAGAAGTTCGCCGGCACCGACCGGCAGGTGCGCGGACTGTTGCTCGACGTCCTGCGGGGCACCGATCATCCCGTCGCACGCAGACGACTGGACACGGTGTGGACCACCGATCCGGCCCAGCGCGACCGTGCACTGGACTCCCTTCTCGTCGACGGTCTCGTCGAACTCACCCTCGACGGTCGGTATTGTCTTGCGGGCGAGGCGAACTGA
- a CDS encoding carbonic anhydrase: MSQVTPTEAWKILQEGNDRFVAGESQHPKQGSEDRERLASGQHPHVVLFGCSDSRLAAEIIFDQGLGDMFVVRTAGQVIDSAVLGSLEFAAEVLEVPLIAVLGHDSCGAVKATLNALDNLQIPGGYIRDVVEKVSPSILAGRSEGLTRVDEFEARHVLETGKQLMERSRIIADRVADGRLAIVGLTYQLGEGRAQVRGVIGQLDGIETVGA; the protein is encoded by the coding sequence ATGAGCCAAGTGACGCCGACTGAGGCCTGGAAGATCCTGCAGGAAGGTAACGATCGGTTCGTTGCCGGTGAGTCTCAACATCCCAAACAGGGTAGCGAGGATCGGGAACGACTGGCATCGGGACAGCATCCGCACGTGGTGCTGTTCGGCTGCTCCGATTCACGTCTCGCGGCGGAGATCATCTTCGATCAGGGACTCGGCGACATGTTCGTGGTCCGCACGGCCGGCCAGGTCATCGACTCGGCCGTCCTCGGCTCCCTGGAGTTTGCCGCCGAGGTGCTCGAGGTGCCGTTGATCGCGGTTCTCGGCCACGACAGCTGCGGGGCGGTCAAGGCCACCCTCAACGCCCTGGACAACCTGCAGATCCCCGGCGGCTACATCCGTGACGTCGTGGAGAAGGTGAGCCCGAGCATCCTGGCCGGCCGAAGCGAGGGCCTCACCCGGGTCGACGAGTTCGAGGCGCGGCACGTCCTCGAGACCGGCAAGCAATTGATGGAACGCAGCCGGATCATCGCCGACCGGGTCGCCGATGGCCGTCTCGCGATCGTCGGACTGACGTATCAGCTCGGCGAGGGCCGGGCACAGGTTCGCGGCGTGATCGGTCAGCTCGACGGTATCGAGACCGTCGGCGCGTGA